A segment of the Anopheles cruzii chromosome 2, idAnoCruzAS_RS32_06, whole genome shotgun sequence genome:
AGGGCTTGAAGGCCACCCCGATATGGGATACGCCGCCAACCTTGGCGACTCTCGGAGTCTCGGAGCCTTCCAGTGAAACCCCTTTTGCCGGCGATTAGAAATCCGGTGGTCGAATGAATGGACAAGGCTTTTGGCGACCAGCGGGAAGATCATTCGACGCCGCCAATACGACCGACTACTTTGTAGTGtcccaacggcaacggccacaGCTGCCGGGTCTGTTGTTGGCagcgaaattaaaattcaactAAAGTTTAATTATTCCGTTCTCACCCCGGGACCGCGGGACGCGGCAATCGATCTGCTGGCGTTGCGTTGTCGCGTCATTTGCTGCATTTGCACGTCATTCGTCATTGTTTCAGGTGCTGCGTTCCCCGAGGTTCGATGGTTCCGACCGAGGCGAGCCTCGTTGCAGCGTTAATCACAACAGCGACCGGGAACCGGACAAGGGAACGCGAGAATCGAATGCATCCCGCGGCCGGGTTCAAATGCCGCCAAGTGCAACCATAAATCATTACCCCAAACGGTTGGGCGGGAGgttgggccgggccgggagataAAGAACGCCCGCCGCCGAATGCCCGAGGACTTGGGTTGGGACCCGAGGCCCCAGCTGCATACCCGAGGGCTCGCCGAGCGCAGTGAAACGCCATTTTTGGCGAACGCGCACGGAATAAAGGGCTCTCCACATGTTGGCCGGTTTGGACTCATCTTCAGCGCATCGTCCCCAGGGGCCCCATTCACCGGCTCGACAGGGACTCCCGCCTGGCCGGCATCTGGTCCCGGCGAGTAATTTATAACTATATTTTGATTGCTATTTATGGCAGAAATTAATAATTTCGTTGGCGCGGATTTCTTGGTCCGGGCCCGCGCTACATCCTGGCGCTGTTGTCCCGGGCGTTGGCGAAGTCATTAACGTTCGGCCACGGATacccgctctctcgctcgctcggggTGAATTTGTGAAAGTTATTGCACAGTTATGCGAACTAATTTCAGGCCCTGTCACCGGCTGTTTGCGTTTCCAATTTGTGGACGCGTGGGGATTCCCGGGATGCCCGGGTTTCGGAAACGTCTCGAGCTCGCCACCGTCCCGGTCGATGAAGACATCGCATCGTGTGGCTCGTGATGTTGGTTGGGACAGGACATGCACTTTGCGGACCAAGTAAGTGTCAAAAACCGTAACAAACTGATGAGTTATCTTCATTTGATAGCATTCCCTTGAACGTCAACTAAACGGATACCGTTTCTGCTAGAAAGGAACTACTTATCAGATTCTATTCTTCCCAATCTCTGCCCCTAAAACTGTGCCAGTTCCATGGCTCTACCTGTGCAAGCGATGCGAAAATATCGTAACGGTGCTggccaaatatttgcaaacTTGACCCCGGAGCACCTTGAAGCTAATGTCTTGCCAGCACTCGGGACGCCTGCAACGGTACATCCTGTCTGCACTTCGTTTTGCCTTGAATGCCATTCCGTAAAGGCCTTCTTTTTTGCAAACATTAGCCGAAAAACGAATATTCGCAAACCATCAGCCCACCGATCACCGTTAGATGCGTTCGCCAACCTAACGGAAacccgtttgttgtttggttggtCAAAAATGCACGTCCCATAAATTTTATAACGCATTTTCTGTCGTCTGTCGATTGGCAAACGATGTTGCAAATCTCCGTACTCGAGGCTGGTAAATTCGCATTCAGTTGGCGAACCATCTGACGGCAGCAAGCGAGTTAGGAACCAAAGCGGAATTCCACCAGACACGAGAACCAAACTCTGTCCCTGTTGCCATCCCTTTCAGCttcgtttcctttccttctcgTTCCATTCCGCCGATCGTTCCGCTTCCCAAGCTCACCCCGACCACCCCGGCAATCCTTCTGTCTTATCCTTTTCCTGCAATAAGGGGTTTCAGTGTGGCTGGCTGTGCCCATAAAAGCTGTGCCATAAAAGTCCTTAAAAGCTACGACAGCCCTTCGCTGTggccaacggcaacggagACCGCACGATCCGAGCCGTCCCTTAATCCTTGCCAATCATAATATTCGCCATAAAACGGCGAGGAGAGAATCCTTTCCAGGGATACCCGGAAGATATGCGACACCTCGGCTATCTCCGGGGCGAGCCCGGGTTAAAGGAAAGGCAGCCGAGAAAGAGTGGCGAATTTATGGCGGGCCATTTACGGGCCCatctctgtctcgctctccgAAGTTTTCGCAAACCATGCCGAGGCGGGCCGAAAGGATACGGCGCGGCTCAAAGGATTCACGCACATTCCCATGGTCGCCCGGGCCGTAGCTTTATGATTTAATGGGCCCCGGGTCCCTTTCGCAAAAGGTGCAAAAAGCTGTGAGGGCCAACAACCGAAAGGGGCAACCGAGTGTGCCGGGGGCTCGAGTGGATGTAGTGGGAAAAATTTGCATGCACCCGATGCCCAGACCCTTCTTGTCCCGGGCCCGACTAAAAGGGAAGAAACCGGTAATCAATTTTACGGTGCTCCCTCCAtaaaccggtcggtcggtggccaatgTTTGCGAATCTCGCCAACGGATTGGGCCGAGCGCCTGCAACGGAGACACCAGCAACCCCTTGGTATCCTTGGGATATCCTTTCGGTTTTACGACGGCCCGGGGCTTGGTTAAAGGTGACGACGAGCGGCACAGTCGCCCGGCGGACGCAGTGGAAGGTGTTTCGGCAAAGAAAAGGGCTTAATGAATTCATTTgcaaatttatggccaccatTGTGACTTTCCGGCACACGTTGCCgtgcgttggtgtgcgtgcttGTCGGAGTCAGTGTTGAGGTTGGTGTTGAGCTGAACCACCATCTTTTTGGGAGGCTTGATGGGCCCTGGGAAAGGATGTTTGGGAAGGAATTAAAAGAACAGAGGAATAGATTAActatattttttttgtaaaactcCAACTCCATACATTCCATAAATGACCATTGAGTTTAACAATTTCACAAATGAACTGGAATTGAAGTTAAAAAATTAATCGAATAATGTTATTGAATTCTTTGGCTTCCAAATTACGCCATTTTGTATTTATGGTtcctgttttatgttttttatctTCATGCACTATAAAGGTGTGATAAAAAAGTAGGAACTGGCTTTTATTATGGTCACGGGTTTTTGATCAAACTTCACGATCGAGAAGCTAAAAAAGGCTCTTATTTTAACGCAACGTCATTGCCATTAAACGGGCAGCTTTTAAGCAACGCACGAAGCAGTTTTATTGCTCGCCCAGCGGTCAATCCTTTCCCACAACCGAAGGACAATATCCCCGAACCGACGCAGCAGCGTCCGATCGTTCGGAAACAGGTTCGAAAGGATtgaccaccgccagccagccatccagccagccacaggACCCGAAACCGGTAGCCAAATGTCGTACTGATCGCTGGCTGATAGTTTGattgccgacgacggcggcggtagcggcgGACCCCGAAGTCCGAAGATGGACCGACTACTTGGCCACCTAAAGGAGCCTTCCTTTATTGTGGTCGCAGCAAGCAGCGTTAACCCTTTCGGTGCGCTGCGGGCGAAAGAGTTtacaccggagccggaggaaCATCCTCGTGCGGCTTCGGGCTGTAAAACCGGTGCCGTGGCCgcagccgtcgtcggcggcggcagaaacCGGATTAGCTCCCGTTGGCAGATATTTAAattagaaaagaaaagggttAACAGGATTAGCACCGTTTAGAGCAATAAATTGTGTCTCCCGGGTCAGTCCGGCGGTGTCGTGTGTGCGGCCAGGAAGTTAAGACTCCGGCGGATTGCCGTAGTAGCCGCACGCCGCCACAATCGTTTGTCCGCATCGCCACAGGTTCCGTGTGGCACAGGACCTCCGGTGAAAGGGTTGGCCGAACGGTGGCTCGAAGCGAGACGAATGCGAATCTAATTATTGACATTCGGCCGGCGACCATAAACGTCGTAGGCACCCCACAAAAGTCCTGGGCCGTCCTGGGGGCCGTACCGCACGGACGAAACAGGTTTATGGAACCGACGGCGGCTCGCCCCGTCCGGAACGGGATGAACGGGTTAATCCTATTATAATGACTCCTTGGCTTTTCGGTTAATCCTTTCTCGGGAGCGATCATGTACCCGGGACACCGCCGCACACGGCACCCACCACCGGTGTCACTTTTATTGCCTCCTGTTCAAAtctcattaaaattaaacgaaataTGCTCGGACTCTCGGGGGACGGACACGGCCGCATTCCCCAggacccggccaccggcaacaagTAAATCCGATCCGCTAACCCCTTTTCCAGCTCTACGGTAGCCGAACACGTCGTTAAAAGGATTATCTCTTTATGGGCTGGCCGGCGGAATGCGTCGGATGCGCATTCCCGGCCAAGCGGCCAAGCGGCAGGATTCCGCGGCAGGCAGGATTCGGGTCAGATTTCCGAGACGAAACAAGTTTAGCGTGCCGCAGGAtgcaccgtgccgtggtggcTTCCCGAAACGCGCAAGTGCCGGACGACCCCAAAATCCCGTCccgcaacataaacataaagaTTAAGCCGGGATTAGTGGAGCGATGGAATGCGCGGCCCATAAAAACTAGGGGATGgcatatgaaaaaaaaaaaaaaacaagcgcGCACACCCGGAACCCGCAATCTGTCGCAAGTCGTCGGCCGGCGCCGCTACGCCATTTGCTCGTCCAACGCCGAAATAGGCCGGGGAGCGATTATTTACGTACACAACCCATCCGCGAGCGCGCGGCACCAACCACTTggaggttttatttttcccgcctgccgagaaccgagaaaaaaaaaggaaccctCGCACTATTTGTGCTCCTTCAAGGTCGTGACATCTTCGGGGACTCGCACATGTGGCCGACActaagtttgtttgtttcccgACTGCTCGGTGTCAGTCGTCCCGGAAAGTGGACCGAACCGATCGTCCCTGCTGTGTGAGCGTTAAAACCATGTGCGCCTTCATGCACTCTGCGCCTCATGCGTCAGTTAAACCCGTCACCCATCATCGTCGGCTGCAGGCGGTGGCGCAGTCACACGGCACATgtggccgatccgatccgtaaTGAGTTAAAACACGTTCGAGGAACGGAACACTTACGTGCCCCGGGGGTTTGGCTCACGGGGACCGGAGCGGTTCTGAAGTGGGACTCCCTCCACGGGGCAGCAAATTGGGCGActagagtgtgtgtgcgcgtgagAATCCATTGCACAAACCACATCTTGTCGTCGATGGCCGATCCGGGAACTGAAGTGATGCGGCAAGTGTTTCCGCGGCTAGAACGGAGCTGGAAAATTGGGACCATTTTTCTGTAACGATCTGTGAAATGACACAGAACTCGAAGCGTAGACCTACCAGGAAAGTCCACGACGAACATCTGCTCTTGGTGTTCAATGGTCGGCGAAACCTTTGGCTATTTCTACGAGATTAATAATCACTTAACAAAATGGCCAGCTACGCTTTCCTTTAGTGTGAAAAAGTGTCCTTTGTGAACGAACGATTCCATAGCCTACTAAGACTGTCATCTTCGGTACACGACCACTCGTGTGTTCTacacgccaccgccaacaaACGCGTTACAACCGATTCGTCCCGATTCGGCGTACATTTTACGTCCCTCGCTTTCATAAGGACCCTTCCCGGGGGGCACAcggatcgaccgatcgaatAGAAAAGCGTTCCAATCCAAACAAAGTTCCAAAGGTGCTGTTGTCCCGGTCAGCAGAAGTGGCATAATTGTGAATAATTCTTCGCAAGATGCGTGCGTCAGATGGTGCTTTGGGTgagaaataaatctttcacgCACCCGAAAAGGATGCGGCACAATGTGGCCGGGAAGACACGGTAAAATGACCGGGTGATCCCACGTGAAAGGAGTTCGATTGCATCGATCGGTTGGCTGTGTTATGCTCATTGTCTTCCcacttttttccctttcgttgtGAATGCAATCGTTTGAATGGCGGACTGGAAAGGTGTGTCCGCCTGCGAGGGTGCCGTGCCAAACCGTAACCAACCCGGTCGCCCGGtagcatcgcatcgcaggCAATCGTTGCGATCCTTTCGTGTCCCGGCACAAATGACACGCATTTTTCTATCTCCCCCGAATGCGCCCCTACCCAAAGCGGACACAATGCCCATCGCAAATGCGTCCCAAATTGGTCGATATTGGCTGAGGGTCCTTGCGCACCAGTCCTTACGGTTTTACGCGTGTCCTCAATTGgccctcgcgcgcgcgggtcACCCTGAGATGCCCTGAGGAGGTTCTCAAGTGTGAAGACTAATCGGTCCAATCGATCCGAGCCGATCGATCCGTCGTCCTCGGCCGAGACAACGACAAGGCACGCACACAATAGCGGACTCTATTCATTCCGCTTTCCTTCGGGCTCAGACTGTCATTGAAGCGCTTTTAGAAGCGCTTTGTAATGCTATTAATGCTTCACAATTCATTCATTCCCTTCGGCCCATCGGCCCATTCAGAAGCATTCTTCTGTGCGCTGTCAAAGGAGAAGATCCTGGTGACTCGCATTGTCTCCGTACGCTTTTTTATTGATTCCGTCTTGTGTCCGTCCCGAATCCTGCCAAGCAAAGTTAGAAGTTGTTGTTCTGGTCGGTGCCTGCCGCCGACGTGCCGATTGCCGGTATCTTGACGTCCGAAACGCGCCCATTGTAGCGCTGGTAGATCTCGGTCCAGAAGTCCATCCGCCGCTTCTCGGGCATCTCGGCCATCCGGATCGTGTCGTTGGTGATGTTCAGGCACATCAGCGGGACGTGCTCCGCATCCTCGGGCACGTTCTGCTGCGGTTCCCAGCGGAACGGCACCTTGGCCGCGTCCGGGCAGGCGGCGGGCGTCGGATCACTGTACTTGGCAAAGTTGGTCCACAGGGCGACCATCGTGTTGCGCAGCTCGTACGACTTGTCCGTCTCGGGCACCTCGGTGCGGAGCAGGGGCGAGCTGAACAGATAGTACACCTCGTCGATGTGGGCCGCTCCCTTCATCGTGCGCAGCGACATGATGGCCTTGCCCTTGTTGAGCAGCCCATCGAACGCGAACCGGTAACCGAAGAACTTGGTCTTGCGCTGGTACCGAGCCCACAGCTCCACCGTCATCCGGTACGCCAGCAGGTACTTGTCGGTGAACACGTCCGTCAACTGGACGAGCGTATCGCGGCTGACGGCCTTCGGGCCGAAGTAGAACTCCCGGATCTCCTCACCGAGGGCGCGTGCGTCCGCCGAGAAGTAGTCGATCGCCACCGTGCGCGGTATGAAGCGCTCCGGTTCGGCGTTGTACGAGGCAAGCGTTTTGATCGCATCGATCAACACCATCATTCCGTCGCGCTCGTTGTACCCCAGAATGATCGGGATGCCGATCGCGTCCGGTTCGCCCAGGATCTCCGACGGGTGCCGCGTTACGATGGCATCCCGCGAATCGGACCGCTCGACCACCGGCAGGAACGGGATCTGGAACAGCTTCTCGACCTTTTTCTCGCGCTCCGTCAGCACCAGCGGCTGAAGCTCGAACAGCTTCTTGGCCGGTGCATTCCGAAGGGCCTCGTAAACCTCCGCGTCCGTCTGCGGGCTGTGGCCGAGCAGACGGGCCAACTGGCGGGCCTTCTGCTCCGGTTGGTCCTGGAACGAGAACTCCGTGTAGATCGAGCCACTCTGGAGGATCGCTTTGTGGAAGTATCGCTTCGATTCACCGGACAGACAGTGAAAGTTGACGGCGATCGCACCCGAGCTGGCCCCGAACAGTGTCACGTTGTGCGGATCACCCCCGAACTGGGCAATGTTCTCGCTGACCCACCGCAGCGCCATCCGTTGGTCTTTGAGGCCCGCATTTCCCTCCACGCCGGCATCGGGCAGACACAGGAAGCCCAGTACGCCCAGTCGGTAGTTGAGCGTCACCACGAGTACGCCCTGCTGCACCAGGTAGTTGGGCAAGTAGAGCGAACtgtcaccgtggccaccgattaGGCCGCCTCCGTGGATGAAAACCATCACCGGCACGGGCGATGGGTCATCCGATTTGCCCAGCTTCGGTGTGTAGATGTTGAGAAAAAGGCCATCCTCGGAACCACTGATCTCCTTGGACAGCACGTCCAGCCCCATACAGTTGCTGCGCTCCTTCGTACAGTCCAGGTACGACACGGCGTACTTTTccagcggcaccggcgacTTGAAGCGCAGCAACCCGACCGGAGGCCGCGCGTACGGTACGCCCTTGAAGTAGTAGTAATTCTGGCCGTTCGGGAGCCGATCGCGCACCCCGTAGATCGAGCCCTGCTGCACCGGCACGCATATCCTGGTGATGGGCTACGGAAAAAGGCAGAGTCAGCAGTCTTGAGTCTCCGCACTCGAGGGGTCCACGCTTTTACCATGTGTTTCTCCGCGTCCGATCCGGTGCTGACGTTCTTCCAGCCCATCAGCGGTGCACTGCGCATAACCATCTTGCTCGCTCGTGGCTTCTCGATATCTGACACTGACCCGGCCTTCGGTTGGTTGCGATCCACGCTGGTCGATGGTCAAGCAATAACTAACCCGTGTGGGGGAACCCGAATCCACCGAACGCAACACTCTGGGGCCACAACACACCGAGTGACACTTGGCTTGGCCCCGGTAAGTGATTCAAAACGGAACGCGGAACGCCCAAAACCCGGTGCCCAAATCATTGCATTATCATCATTGTTCAACGACCAAAGCGCGCCGAGCCCCGAAACCCACCACAGGTATGCAAATGCCACACTAACCTCCGACatcgtgacgacgacgacgacgacgacgacggtggactATCGCCGGGCCAGCAACTTTTCGCAACCCACCGAAATGATGAGGCTctgattgatttatggaacCCCTTTTTGCGAAAAATCCTCCGAAACTCCGAGGTAGCGAATACGCCGTGAATGGGAGAGGCTTGCCTCAACCGCGGCCGAACGGGTGTCCCGTCTTAAGCGTATCCTTTCGCAAAAAAGCCGGAGAAAGGATTCAATAAAAAAGACAAACGGAAAAGCATCCGAAACCCGTTAGCTTTGGCCCTGTTGAGCGTAGGACCTTTGGCACCGGTACCCGTGCAAATCTGGCAAGCGGCACAAGCAAGCAAAGGATTATGGCACTCGGGTGCATAAAGGATGCGAAACCCGTTACTTTGGCGCATGTCCAAGACGGTTCGGCATATTCGCAAAGGGGTATCATAAAGGGGTTTTTGCAAGCCGACATAAAAGTCGGGTGTCGGGGGCCAAAGGGCTTCTTTTAAAGCTTGATAGCATCGACCGTACGGTACGtagtgccatttttttttaaagtttgttACGCCAATCGCCTTGCCGGTCCCCGGAAAGGGTAAAGCACTGTTAGTTTGCGACGCGTGCGTCGTCGACGGTAGTTGCGAATAATAATTGCGGGTATTTTTGGTAGAAATTGGCAAACGGGCGTGCTGTGTGCGCACTGATGGGGGTCGCGTGCGGGTTGtgttatgtttatgttgcggTTTCGGAACAATGAAGCATAGAGAGGCTGGCACCGGAAGGGTAAAGTACAGTTAGTTAGTGGCGTGCGAATTCGCAAAAAAACACTTGAAGAAGGGTTTATGGCGATGGCGCTGAAGGTGGCGTTATGGAGGTGTTTTTTGGGTACGGTCAATTAACATCGGCAGGGTGACTTATGCTGACACGCGCCAGGAACAGGTTTAGTAGTCATTTAAAATCGCTTCATGTTCACATTTTTTTATCACGATTTCTTTCGCACTCTTCGCCGCACCCCaataatttacatttcatAACAAACCGCGTTGCGCAACGCCCGTaatccatcgatcgatcgagattgTAGCGAAAAAACGGCTGTTGtctgtggccaccaccatctcGCCCCGGCGGCTATTGTTGCCGCGAATGGCAACGACAGCTGCATGGCCCTGGCAACTGACAATTACGGGGCGGGCAATTTCGGGCATGGATCGGTTTCGGGCAGTGATCACTTCGGGCTCCTTCGAAGGGTCCACTCTTCACGAGAAGTGTCTCAGCGCACAACGGATGACACACGACGGAAAAGAGGACGAGGATCGTTTTTTGGCATACATCCCCTGCAAGGCATCTCCGCGTGCTGTCTCACTTAACAGGATCACAACAGATCTGGTTCCTGCAAATGGAACCAGGCCAGCAAAAGGTCCAATCAATTTCGgtaatgattttcttttatttactctgaaaacttatttattaatttctgctcctttttctctctgtggTCCTGGGATGTCCCGGAATAGGTTGGCTTCGGATGACTGGCTTTTTTACTCTACCATCCTTCGCTGCAAATCCGCACTGCAAAGTGACACACATACCCCGTAAGCCGCTTTTCGAGAGGACACCTCTAGTCGGGCGGACAGCAAAATCAATTAACAATAATTGGCCGtagcctgtgtgtgtgtgtgtgtgcttggcTTGGTGAGGTCTCGACTCCATTGTCGTTCCACAGATGGTCAGTCGGTACTACGGAATTTGAGTTGCCATTTTCTGGTCTTTCCCCCGGTACCacgtgtccttttttatgctaaATCCTGGAAGCAGGAGCGCCTGGCGGATTTAACTTTTGCcttcagcgcgcgcgcgcgtgtgtgtgtcaaaacCCGGGGACATTTAGACTCGTGAATTAGGGCCGTCACGTGGTGAGCCCATCgttggcaaatattttgcTTATTTTCATTAACGCAGTCACCTTTCCGTCTGGAGTCGGCTCCGTCGGTGGTGTCGAATGTCAGTCCTTCTTCTGTCCACCGTggaattaaaagcaaacatcgTGTTGACACGGTGCCTTTTCCGTGGCGAAGGTGATAGGTTGGTGGTCGCAGAACTTTCAGGACTTCGGGGACTCCGGGTAATTGGATGCTAATTGAGCCGTTTTATGTCCCATTCAAGTCACTGAGCGCTTGCCGTCTTGTGAGGATCCGGGGCCCAGTCCATTCTTAGGTCACATCTTGGGCTAGGGATCTTTATAAATTGTATAAACACATTGTAAAGGAGGCAGCCAATAGTTTTGTCGAGCAGAAAGGGTTCGCCAGAGCTCACAACAgagtttggtttgtttgttttcagaGCAGCAAAAGTTAACCCGTTAGTGTCGTAACCGTGTAAAAACCTGTCGTAAAACGTGCCTGGTGGTGCGCGGTGTCACCagcccggagcccgggcccggagaACTATAGAATCAATCTAGATCCATGCTCAAAAAGGGTTGGCACGTTCACTTTCGTTCAATAAAAGTATCAGGAAAAGGACACAGTGGGACCTTTTTATTTCCTCCGTCGTCGAAGCggccaagaaaaaaaaggggtGAAGGTGAAAGTGAACTGCATTCCCGGGCCCAAGGAACCTAATTTCTTAACAACACGCGTTGTAAAGCAGTGCAGCTCTGTGAGCACTTCTTGTTCTTGTTTCGGTTGACGTAAGTCAGTTGGCTGGCGATCCTTTGACATCCTTTCTTTCCAGTGCCTGTAacccttttttatttaacGAATGCATCACAACGCTCCAGAGCGGCGCATTTCGAGTACGTTCTCTCGGTGGACTTCTGGCAAGAGAGTCCTGTCTTCCTGCCTTCTTTTCGACGGTGACACAGACCTTCTGGCCAGTGTTTATACCTGCTGATCGTGGAGCGCTGAATGGTCCACAAAAGGATGGTATTTCGTAGAATTTACGAATTTTATTAGTTCTAAAGGACGTTGTGTTGATTGTCAACGCGATCACCGTAGAGCACAGCACGGTTCGGCTGTTGGCCTTGGGCCATCGACAATCTGTCACCAATCTGCCGATTGGGCGAAGGACAACAACACTGGGCGTAGGTCGTAAAGTAACGGGTTTCTGGGCCTAACCGAACGGGAATCAGCTCCAGTATTTACTTAGCCCATTGCTAATATAGCCTGTGTGGCCATGTTTTCCACCCATAAACCCGTTACGATGTCACCAATGCCAATGGTCTTCATTTTGGGACTGCGAATGTCGAAAATTTGCAACAAATTCGCAACCAGGCGGGAAACGAGCTGTATCCTTTCCACGCTTAATGTGCAAACAGCAAAATATGGCTTGGGCCTGCCCTACCGCTGCCAAAGGATAATGCGACAATCGATTGGCATCATAAGGTGGCCCCCGGGTTTATTTGCAAACGGGTACTACGGGGATTCGTTTTTTCACAGGACCCGTTTTTTAC
Coding sequences within it:
- the LOC128266993 gene encoding esterase B1-like, encoding MVMRSAPLMGWKNVSTGSDAEKHMPITRICVPVQQGSIYGVRDRLPNGQNYYYFKGVPYARPPVGLLRFKSPVPLEKYAVSYLDCTKERSNCMGLDVLSKEISGSEDGLFLNIYTPKLGKSDDPSPVPVMVFIHGGGLIGGHGDSSLYLPNYLVQQGVLVVTLNYRLGVLGFLCLPDAGVEGNAGLKDQRMALRWVSENIAQFGGDPHNVTLFGASSGAIAVNFHCLSGESKRYFHKAILQSGSIYTEFSFQDQPEQKARQLARLLGHSPQTDAEVYEALRNAPAKKLFELQPLVLTEREKKVEKLFQIPFLPVVERSDSRDAIVTRHPSEILGEPDAIGIPIILGYNERDGMMVLIDAIKTLASYNAEPERFIPRTVAIDYFSADARALGEEIREFYFGPKAVSRDTLVQLTDVFTDKYLLAYRMTVELWARYQRKTKFFGYRFAFDGLLNKGKAIMSLRTMKGAAHIDEVYYLFSSPLLRTEVPETDKSYELRNTMVALWTNFAKYSDPTPAACPDAAKVPFRWEPQQNVPEDAEHVPLMCLNITNDTIRMAEMPEKRRMDFWTEIYQRYNGRVSDVKIPAIGTSAAGTDQNNNF